A stretch of the Duncaniella dubosii genome encodes the following:
- a CDS encoding RagB/SusD family nutrient uptake outer membrane protein — translation MKHYIRTFLPFAALAVALASCTEINDYPDGSIKFEDIFQSEIQTAGWLNNCYLPMTSASFGSAYGANRSFLDAATDNAHDVDDVEGGPISQWNNGLATISNNPLTALDKWEKYYEGIANCNILIHNIDNAYILEEGNRLRYRAEAFGLRAYYYLQLAKIYGGVPLILDQKDDSEYDYSKVRPASFSDVVRQIISDCREVLACDYVDWRSGSSDSDLMRINKAIASAIMSEAALYAASPLNNDGSISWADASEICKTSLDDCVRNGYALFTTAPSTSNNENLISNCAYDLLFQRKPDVNGTNDKETILGISQCNVWQYNTAPILSGHIRAGSCPSQELIDSYETIDGKLPILGYSDTDHLQPIINPEATLYDEADPYANRDPRLKSTVYYNGAHVHLLDNRPQPTIYTGEGSKYNASMTNILYTRTGYYLHKYFNITSSRTAQMDGYYRVYRLAELYLNYAEAANEASLAETAPNEAVDAVNTVRVRVGMPRLAYGMTKDEFRTRVRNERRVELAFEDHRFFDVRRWMLLAETGTVTGMRPVGETITKLAFNSNNDLDFDRDENGNFIPDPENGIEYRTCTGYQRYVVNHRTATTEKFLRCPVPGKEATALQSATGQKFQNPGW, via the coding sequence ATGAAACACTATATCAGAACCTTCTTGCCGTTCGCCGCACTGGCTGTTGCACTGGCTTCATGTACCGAAATCAATGACTATCCGGACGGTTCTATAAAGTTCGAAGACATATTCCAAAGTGAGATTCAGACTGCCGGCTGGCTAAACAACTGCTATCTGCCAATGACCAGCGCTTCGTTTGGTTCTGCCTATGGAGCAAACAGGTCTTTCCTTGATGCTGCGACAGACAACGCACACGATGTCGATGATGTTGAGGGCGGTCCGATTTCCCAGTGGAACAACGGTCTTGCCACGATTTCGAATAATCCTCTAACTGCACTCGACAAGTGGGAAAAGTATTACGAAGGAATTGCCAACTGTAATATACTTATCCACAACATCGACAATGCCTATATCCTTGAAGAAGGTAACCGTCTCCGCTACCGGGCCGAAGCTTTTGGTTTGAGAGCCTACTATTATCTTCAGCTTGCCAAGATTTATGGAGGAGTGCCTTTGATTCTCGATCAGAAAGATGATTCCGAATATGACTACTCAAAGGTGCGGCCTGCAAGTTTCTCTGATGTCGTACGTCAGATTATTTCCGATTGCCGTGAAGTGCTTGCTTGCGATTACGTTGACTGGAGATCCGGTTCTTCCGACAGTGACCTGATGCGTATCAACAAGGCTATTGCCAGCGCTATAATGTCGGAAGCCGCTCTCTATGCGGCGTCTCCTCTCAACAACGACGGTTCGATTTCATGGGCGGATGCTTCCGAAATCTGCAAGACATCTCTTGATGACTGTGTTAGAAACGGCTATGCGCTTTTCACTACCGCTCCATCGACATCTAACAATGAGAACCTTATATCAAATTGTGCGTATGACCTTCTTTTCCAGAGAAAGCCTGATGTCAACGGTACGAATGATAAGGAAACAATACTTGGCATATCGCAGTGCAATGTATGGCAATATAACACAGCTCCTATCCTCTCAGGGCATATTCGTGCCGGATCTTGTCCGTCTCAGGAGCTGATTGATTCTTACGAAACAATTGACGGTAAACTACCCATCCTCGGCTATTCTGATACCGATCATTTACAGCCAATCATCAATCCGGAAGCGACTCTCTACGATGAGGCCGATCCCTACGCCAACCGTGATCCCAGACTAAAGTCCACTGTATACTACAATGGAGCTCATGTACATCTTCTTGATAACCGTCCTCAGCCTACCATTTATACAGGGGAAGGCTCGAAATACAATGCCTCGATGACAAATATCCTATATACTCGGACAGGATATTATCTACATAAATATTTCAATATCACATCATCGCGCACAGCCCAGATGGACGGTTACTACCGCGTCTATCGTCTTGCAGAGCTTTATCTCAACTATGCTGAGGCTGCCAACGAAGCATCTCTTGCCGAGACAGCTCCAAATGAGGCAGTTGATGCAGTCAATACCGTCCGTGTGCGTGTCGGAATGCCGCGTCTTGCCTACGGTATGACCAAGGATGAATTCCGTACTCGTGTGCGCAATGAGCGTCGCGTAGAGTTGGCTTTTGAGGATCATCGGTTCTTTGATGTCCGTCGTTGGATGCTTCTTGCTGAGACCGGTACTGTCACAGGTATGCGTCCTGTAGGCGAGACCATCACAAAACTGGCATTCAACTCAAACAATGATCTTGATTTCGACCGCGATGAGAATGGCAACTTTATTCCTGACCCTGAAAACGGAATAGAATACCGTACATGTACAGGCTATCAGCGTTACGTTGTGAATCATCGCACAGCCACTACTGAAAAATTTCTCCGTTGTCCAGTTCCCGGCAAGGAAGCGACTGCACTCCAGTCTGCAACCGGCCAAAAATTCCAGAATCCCGGGTGGTAA